In Euzebyales bacterium, a single genomic region encodes these proteins:
- a CDS encoding sigma-70 family RNA polymerase sigma factor, with product MGRRGVDSVRALHDVYAGPLYVYAVRRLGDAQAAEEVVQDTLVRAWRARDRYDADRGPVSAWLFAIARNLVIDRARRRDAQPDVVPLPSLADPLDEVDRMLETWQVADALAGLSVAHREVILACHYRGHTVGEAATLLGVPAGTVKSRLYYGLRALRLKLEEMGVVG from the coding sequence ATGGGCAGACGGGGCGTCGACTCGGTGCGTGCGTTGCACGACGTCTACGCCGGTCCGCTCTACGTCTACGCCGTCCGCCGTCTGGGCGACGCCCAGGCCGCCGAGGAGGTGGTCCAGGACACGCTGGTCCGTGCGTGGCGCGCGCGCGACCGCTACGACGCCGACCGGGGGCCGGTTTCGGCGTGGCTGTTCGCCATCGCGCGCAACCTCGTGATCGATCGGGCGCGTCGCCGTGACGCACAGCCCGACGTCGTGCCGCTGCCGAGCCTGGCCGATCCCCTCGACGAGGTCGACCGCATGCTCGAGACGTGGCAGGTCGCCGATGCGCTCGCCGGCCTCTCCGTGGCTCACCGGGAGGTCATCCTGGCGTGCCACTACCGGGGTCACACCGTGGGCGAGGCGGCGACGCTGCTGGGCGTGCCCGCGGGCACCGTGAAGTCCCGCCTGTACTACGGGCTGCGGGCGCTGCGGCTGAAGCTCGAGGAGATGGGGGTCGTCGGATGA
- a CDS encoding zf-HC2 domain-containing protein, which translates to MTPEHQQQREALAAYVLGALDPGERRALEHHLSACRDCTDELTRLTPLPGLLGRVSEQEVRADLLVPSRDLLDGVIRRLADTERVLRLQVRRWRLAAIAACIAALVVAVVAVAPWDTGPDRVIVAAEPAATGATATTGEVAATAWEWGTTVELDAADLPRRDGYVLWAVAEDGRRERAGTWGVTASGHARVRGASSIDRDDLARVEVTDRDGKVIMTFDFVDDT; encoded by the coding sequence ATGACGCCCGAGCACCAGCAGCAGCGGGAGGCGCTGGCGGCCTACGTCCTCGGGGCGCTGGACCCCGGTGAGCGGCGGGCGCTCGAGCACCATCTGTCGGCGTGCCGGGACTGCACCGACGAGCTGACGCGCCTGACCCCCCTGCCCGGCCTGCTCGGCCGGGTCAGCGAGCAGGAGGTGCGGGCGGACCTCCTGGTGCCGTCGCGTGACCTGCTCGACGGCGTGATCCGACGCCTCGCCGACACCGAGCGCGTCCTGCGGCTGCAGGTCCGGCGCTGGCGCCTTGCCGCCATCGCCGCCTGCATCGCCGCACTGGTGGTCGCCGTCGTTGCGGTGGCGCCGTGGGACACCGGACCCGACCGCGTGATCGTCGCGGCGGAGCCGGCGGCCACGGGCGCGACGGCGACCACCGGCGAGGTCGCGGCAACCGCCTGGGAGTGGGGGACGACCGTGGAGCTCGACGCGGCCGACCTCCCTCGCCGCGACGGCTACGTGCTCTGGGCGGTCGCCGAGGACGGCCGCCGCGAGCGTGCCGGCACGTGGGGCGTCACGGCGTCGGGCCACGCCCGCGTGCGCGGCGCGAGCTCGATCGACCGCGACGACCTCGCTCGAGTCGAGGTCACGGACCGCGACGGCAAGGTCATCATGACGTTCGACTTCGTCGACGACACGTAG
- the hrpA gene encoding ATP-dependent RNA helicase HrpA: protein MGTAVADLRARLPQLTLRDQRRLRRRLDRARRHDGAARNQALAAVAGAIDAAEQHVARRRDAVPAVSYPPELPITARVDDLAAAIRDHQVVVVAGETGSGKTTQLPKICLELGRGVRGMIGHTQPRRIAARTVADRIAEELDVQVGGQVGYEFRFNRRIGDETLVSVMTDGILLTGIGSDPALTAYDTLIIDEAHERSLAIDFLIGYVAQLLPRRPDLKVIITSATIDPERFSRHFDDAPIVEVSGRTYPVEVRYRPLDEAPGDDEDEDSDWVERDQTEAIIDAVTELRTEGPGDILVFLSGEREIRDTADALADLKLGDTEILPLYSRLATAQQRRVFQPHSGRRIVLATNVAETSLTVPGIRYVIDPGYARISRYSARLKVQRLPIEKISQASADQRTGRCGRTSDGICIRLYSGDDYEARPEFTEPEILRTNLASVVLQMAALGLGDIAQFPFLDAPDARQVRNGLMLLHELGAIDPDAAPRSGWGRRRRARRGDGGPSLTPVGRTLARLPVDPRLGRMLIEADRNGCLDEVLIIASALSIPDPRQRPADRRQAADELHARFAAEGSDFLTWLNLWHYLREQRDVRSGSQFRRLCRSEHLHYLRIREWQDLVTQLRRLTGDLGMHRTTEQAGPDAIHRSLLAGLLSHIGVRDGDGFVYRGARGATFAIQPGSVLFKTAPQWIMAAELVETTRLWARTVARIRPQWAEQVGAHLVVRHHGDPHWSAKRGAVVASERVTLYGVPLVADRTVDYAPIDPEAARELFIRHALVGGEWHTQHAFWRRNLERIAEAEALEDKLRRRDVVVDDDVLFAFYDARVGAEVISTRAFDAWWKRIRRDQPHLLDLPWEFLVGDVDERRDRFPDHVRQGDLSLTVTYRFDPGATGDGLTVHVPVTALNRVDPRGFAWLVPGLRAELVTELLRGLPKTIRRELVPIPDTARAVMVELGPDPGPLPDAMTRAVRRVAGVTVARDDWRLDRLPEHLRVRFEVTDDHGHVLGEHEDLAALQRRLAHRVQAGLTSAAGIERRGLTTWELADLPRTFVREQAGHRVEGHPALVDEGDSVAVRVLGSPREQQVAMWTGTRRLLLCSLGAPVTRVDRRLDNATKLALTTSPHGSVTALLDDVLTAVVDELMRRHGAPVWDADAFDALQSRVRADLDALLLDVVHTVARLLTAAGEIADRLAGWDLDGTRLAVTDMTTQLRGLVHAGFVTAKGVRRLDDVERYLRALRHRLDTLARDPERDRARTDDIAEVTRAYRVRLAHLPPERRTSPAVLEIPWMIEELRVGLFAQSIGTAYRVSPERVLRAIDDLAT, encoded by the coding sequence GTGGGCACCGCCGTCGCCGATCTGCGAGCGCGCCTGCCGCAGCTCACGCTGCGCGACCAGCGGCGCCTGCGCCGCCGGCTCGACCGCGCGCGCCGACACGACGGCGCGGCCCGCAACCAGGCACTGGCCGCCGTGGCCGGCGCGATCGACGCGGCCGAACAGCACGTGGCCCGCCGGCGGGACGCAGTGCCGGCGGTGTCGTATCCGCCCGAGCTGCCAATCACCGCGCGCGTCGACGATCTGGCCGCGGCCATCCGTGACCACCAGGTCGTCGTCGTCGCCGGCGAGACCGGCTCGGGCAAGACGACCCAGCTGCCCAAGATCTGCCTCGAGCTGGGTCGCGGCGTCCGGGGAATGATCGGGCACACCCAACCACGGCGGATCGCCGCCCGGACGGTCGCCGATCGCATCGCCGAGGAGCTTGACGTGCAGGTCGGGGGACAGGTCGGCTACGAGTTCCGGTTCAACCGCCGGATCGGCGACGAGACCCTGGTCTCGGTGATGACCGACGGGATCCTGCTCACCGGCATCGGTTCCGACCCCGCGCTGACCGCCTACGACACGCTGATCATCGACGAGGCGCACGAGCGCAGCCTGGCGATCGACTTCCTGATCGGCTACGTCGCGCAGCTGCTGCCGCGGCGCCCGGACCTCAAGGTCATCATCACGTCGGCCACGATCGATCCGGAACGGTTCTCGCGGCACTTCGACGACGCGCCGATCGTGGAGGTGTCGGGGCGCACGTACCCGGTCGAGGTGCGCTACCGCCCGCTCGACGAGGCGCCCGGCGACGACGAGGACGAGGACAGCGACTGGGTCGAACGGGACCAGACCGAGGCGATCATCGACGCGGTCACCGAGCTGCGGACCGAGGGACCGGGCGACATCCTCGTGTTCCTGTCCGGTGAGCGTGAGATCCGCGACACCGCCGACGCGCTGGCGGACCTGAAGCTCGGCGACACCGAGATCCTGCCGCTGTACTCGCGGCTGGCGACCGCCCAGCAGCGCAGGGTGTTCCAGCCCCACAGCGGACGGCGGATCGTGCTGGCGACCAACGTGGCCGAGACATCGCTGACCGTGCCCGGCATCCGCTACGTGATCGACCCCGGATACGCGCGGATCTCCCGCTACAGCGCCAGGCTGAAGGTTCAGCGCCTGCCCATCGAGAAGATCTCCCAGGCGTCGGCGGATCAGCGCACGGGTCGCTGCGGCCGCACTTCCGACGGCATCTGCATCCGTCTGTACAGCGGGGACGACTACGAGGCGCGGCCCGAGTTCACCGAGCCCGAGATCCTGCGCACCAACCTCGCGTCGGTGGTGCTGCAGATGGCGGCACTGGGTCTCGGCGACATCGCACAGTTCCCGTTCCTGGATGCGCCCGACGCCCGCCAGGTCCGCAACGGGTTGATGCTCCTCCACGAGCTGGGGGCCATCGATCCCGACGCCGCACCCCGGTCGGGCTGGGGCCGACGACGTCGCGCCCGACGCGGCGACGGCGGTCCGTCCCTGACGCCGGTCGGGCGCACGCTGGCGCGGCTGCCCGTCGACCCCCGCCTGGGGCGCATGCTGATCGAGGCGGACCGCAACGGCTGCCTCGACGAGGTGCTGATCATCGCCTCGGCGCTGTCGATCCCCGACCCGCGCCAGCGGCCGGCCGACAGGCGACAGGCCGCCGACGAGCTGCACGCACGCTTCGCCGCCGAAGGCTCGGATTTCCTGACATGGCTGAACCTGTGGCACTACCTGCGTGAGCAACGCGACGTGCGGTCGGGCAGCCAGTTCCGCAGGCTGTGCCGCAGCGAGCACCTCCACTACCTGCGCATCCGTGAGTGGCAGGACCTGGTCACGCAGCTGCGGCGTCTGACGGGTGACCTCGGAATGCACCGAACCACCGAGCAGGCCGGACCCGACGCGATCCACCGCTCGCTGCTGGCCGGGCTGCTGTCACACATCGGCGTGCGCGACGGCGACGGCTTCGTCTACCGGGGTGCCCGCGGCGCGACGTTCGCCATTCAGCCGGGGTCGGTTCTGTTCAAGACGGCACCGCAGTGGATCATGGCCGCCGAGCTCGTCGAGACGACCCGGCTGTGGGCACGTACCGTCGCGCGGATCCGACCGCAGTGGGCAGAGCAGGTCGGCGCCCACCTGGTCGTGCGCCACCACGGCGATCCCCACTGGTCGGCGAAGCGCGGGGCGGTCGTCGCCTCGGAGCGGGTCACGCTGTACGGGGTGCCGCTGGTCGCCGACCGGACCGTCGACTACGCACCGATCGATCCGGAGGCGGCGCGCGAGCTGTTCATCCGCCACGCCCTGGTCGGAGGCGAGTGGCACACGCAGCATGCCTTCTGGCGGCGCAACCTGGAGCGGATCGCCGAGGCTGAGGCGCTCGAGGACAAGCTGCGCCGGCGTGACGTCGTGGTCGACGACGACGTGCTGTTCGCCTTCTACGACGCGCGGGTCGGCGCCGAGGTGATCTCGACGCGGGCGTTCGACGCCTGGTGGAAGCGGATCCGCCGCGACCAGCCCCACCTGCTCGACCTACCGTGGGAGTTTCTGGTCGGCGACGTCGACGAGCGCCGGGACCGGTTCCCCGACCACGTGCGCCAGGGTGACCTCTCGCTGACCGTGACCTACCGCTTCGACCCCGGCGCGACCGGCGACGGGCTCACCGTGCACGTGCCGGTGACGGCGCTGAACCGCGTCGACCCTCGGGGGTTCGCCTGGCTCGTGCCCGGCCTGCGTGCCGAGTTGGTCACGGAGCTGCTGCGCGGGCTGCCGAAGACGATCCGGCGGGAGCTGGTGCCGATCCCCGACACGGCCCGCGCCGTCATGGTCGAGCTCGGCCCGGACCCCGGCCCGTTGCCAGACGCCATGACGCGCGCGGTCCGGCGGGTCGCCGGTGTCACCGTCGCGCGGGACGACTGGCGGCTCGACCGATTGCCCGAGCACCTCCGCGTGCGCTTCGAGGTGACCGATGATCACGGCCACGTGCTCGGCGAGCACGAGGACCTCGCCGCGCTGCAGCGGCGGCTCGCGCATCGCGTGCAGGCGGGTCTCACCTCGGCCGCTGGGATCGAACGGCGAGGGTTGACGACGTGGGAGCTCGCTGACCTGCCTCGCACGTTCGTCCGCGAGCAGGCCGGCCATCGCGTGGAGGGCCACCCGGCGCTGGTCGACGAGGGTGACAGCGTGGCGGTGCGTGTGCTGGGCAGCCCGCGCGAGCAGCAGGTCGCGATGTGGACCGGCACCCGCCGCCTGCTCCTGTGCTCGCTCGGTGCGCCGGTGACGCGGGTGGACCGGCGGCTGGACAACGCGACCAAGCTGGCGCTCACCACCAGCCCGCACGGCAGTGTCACCGCGCTGCTCGACGACGTGCTGACGGCGGTGGTCGACGAGCTCATGCGGCGACACGGTGCGCCGGTGTGGGATGCAGACGCCTTCGACGCGCTGCAGTCCCGCGTGCGCGCGGATCTCGACGCACTGCTGCTCGATGTCGTCCACACCGTCGCCAGGCTCCTCACGGCGGCGGGGGAGATCGCCGACCGGCTCGCCGGATGGGACCTCGACGGCACCCGCCTGGCCGTCACGGACATGACGACGCAGCTGCGGGGACTCGTGCACGCCGGGTTCGTCACGGCCAAGGGCGTGCGCCGCCTCGACGACGTCGAGCGGTACCTGCGGGCCCTGCGCCACCGGCTGGACACGCTGGCGCGCGACCCCGAGCGCGACCGCGCCCGCACCGACGACATCGCAGAGGTGACCCGCGCCTACCGTGTCCGGCTCGCGCACCTGCCTCCGGAACGACGGACCTCACCCGCCGTGCTCGAGATCCCCTGGATGATCGAGGAGCTGCGCGTCGGGCTGTTCGCCCAGTCGATCGGCACCGCCTACCGCGTGTCACCCGAGCGCGTGCTGCGCGCCATCGACGACCTCGCGACCTGA
- a CDS encoding DUF402 domain-containing protein: MSAMHKRDGWVVDDVEPVAQGRLVPGARVPVASTKYNGSMHYRYTCTVAADEGDRLLAFAAAGTPMRSYRGVRRAARHFLRVHDTEHFWNLEVMWDADWRPSKHYVNIAMPSTWDDGMLRFVDLDLDISWWADGRVRLLDEKEFADHRARFGYPPWLVERAWEAVDQVRGLISTRTAPFDGALYAWRPPRHWVDAAG; the protein is encoded by the coding sequence ATGTCCGCGATGCACAAGCGCGACGGATGGGTCGTGGACGACGTGGAACCGGTGGCACAGGGCCGGCTGGTCCCCGGTGCACGCGTACCCGTGGCGTCGACGAAGTACAACGGATCGATGCACTACCGGTACACCTGCACGGTCGCGGCTGATGAGGGCGACCGGCTGCTGGCGTTCGCAGCCGCGGGCACGCCGATGCGCAGCTACCGCGGTGTGCGACGCGCGGCGCGCCACTTCCTCCGCGTCCACGACACCGAGCACTTCTGGAACCTCGAGGTCATGTGGGACGCCGATTGGCGGCCGAGCAAGCACTACGTGAACATCGCGATGCCGTCGACATGGGACGATGGCATGCTGAGGTTCGTCGATCTCGACCTGGACATCTCGTGGTGGGCCGACGGGCGGGTGCGGCTGCTCGACGAGAAGGAGTTCGCCGATCACCGCGCGAGGTTCGGCTACCCGCCATGGCTCGTCGAGCGGGCATGGGAGGCCGTCGATCAGGTGCGTGGGCTCATCTCGACGCGGACGGCGCCGTTCGACGGTGCGCTGTACGCCTGGCGCCCGCCACGGCACTGGGTCGACGCCGCCGGTTGA
- a CDS encoding PD-(D/E)XK nuclease family protein, whose amino-acid sequence MPALALSVTPYGRPAAARLRARLSAAKADDPLHPVTVLVPTNYVGVSTRRLLASGELGAVTARGGGIAGLTLLTVYRLAELLGAPALAAAGRRPVSTPLLGAVVRQVLRADPGIFAPVAEHPSTEKALVRSYRELSDLTPDALGTLAHGPVERVRHVVRIHRAVRSSLAAGWYDEADLMHAAAQAVRDGSPVLDDLGTVLVHLPERLSLPAAALLRTLADAIPVEVVAGLTGAPDADADVLRSLRRLGLEPPPIDVARPEVSRIVSVSDAEEEARSAIDRVLTAVREGVPLARIAVLYPQPEPYARILDEQFAAAGIAWNGAAVRPLSDRMVGRWLLDLLDLDALAFARPAVMGLLTSAPVVRRATASDDSGRSRGVWSVPAGAWERISREAGVVGGRAEWHDRLTHHADACQRRADDPDPDAEDWMIERDRRQARQARELAATVGELTRELDRAALTRSWSGLAAWCRRMVDGWISRRRGDWPEVERDATDRVDAALDRLACLDATEPATDLATFRRALAAELDDDLGRVGALGHGVLVGTPASALGVDLDVVIVLGMAEGLTPTRPREDSLLPDVARRTVEAQLQPRDDRAGTEHRHLLAALAGARSQRILVFPRGDLRRSTEHAPSRWLADAVEQLSGRRRLPARAPWLETVPSFADRVRTARAPATARQYALRALATAPLGRDGRLPHHACVANDADLQRASALLHDRTAGHFGRFTGHLAGPAAKLAADHVRDRVASATTLEQWLECPHAYLVRHVLGVKPVDNPEELLEISALERGDVVHRVLDAWLRDRIRDGVPAPHEPWPAAAVEALRALTDAALEDAEQRGVTGHAVLWARDRARIAGDLEAFIERDLIRRRENGLTPEATELPFGFPGGLPPLRIELGDGRSVQVRGRIDRVDVAADGTVFVTDYKTGKATYTTASSDDPLAGSTRLQLPIYGLALRDRYPDAPGIHTEYWFITHAGRGRRIGYRLTDDVVAQLRAALALVVDGVDAGLFPGRPPDKPSYGSHVQCVYCDPDGLGTAQLHRAWERIRTDPALRAYVQAVEPDVLDEGADAGAAA is encoded by the coding sequence ATGCCCGCACTCGCGCTGTCCGTCACGCCGTACGGCCGTCCCGCGGCGGCGCGCCTGCGTGCGCGCCTGTCGGCGGCGAAGGCGGACGATCCGTTGCACCCGGTGACGGTCCTCGTGCCGACCAACTACGTAGGGGTGTCGACCCGGCGTCTGCTCGCCTCGGGGGAGCTCGGTGCGGTCACCGCCCGCGGCGGGGGGATCGCCGGACTGACGCTGCTGACCGTGTACCGGCTGGCCGAGCTGCTGGGAGCCCCGGCCCTGGCGGCGGCGGGCCGACGGCCGGTGTCGACGCCCCTGTTGGGTGCGGTCGTGCGGCAGGTCCTGCGCGCCGATCCGGGCATCTTCGCGCCGGTCGCCGAGCATCCCTCGACCGAGAAGGCGCTGGTGCGCTCGTACCGCGAGCTGTCGGACCTGACGCCCGATGCGCTCGGCACGCTGGCGCACGGACCGGTCGAACGTGTGCGGCACGTCGTGCGGATCCACCGTGCGGTGCGCAGCAGCTTGGCGGCCGGGTGGTACGACGAGGCCGACCTGATGCACGCAGCCGCCCAGGCGGTCCGCGACGGGTCCCCGGTGCTCGACGACCTCGGCACGGTGCTCGTCCACCTGCCCGAGCGCCTGTCGCTGCCCGCCGCCGCGCTGCTGCGCACGCTCGCCGACGCGATCCCCGTCGAGGTCGTCGCCGGGTTGACCGGTGCCCCGGACGCCGACGCCGACGTCCTCCGGTCGCTGCGCCGGCTGGGGCTCGAGCCACCGCCGATCGATGTCGCGAGACCGGAGGTCAGCCGGATCGTGTCGGTGTCCGACGCTGAGGAGGAGGCGCGATCGGCGATCGACCGCGTGCTCACGGCGGTCCGCGAGGGCGTCCCACTCGCGCGCATCGCCGTGCTCTACCCCCAGCCGGAGCCGTACGCTCGGATCCTCGACGAGCAGTTCGCCGCGGCCGGGATCGCATGGAACGGTGCCGCGGTCAGGCCGCTGTCGGACCGCATGGTCGGCCGGTGGCTGCTCGACCTGCTCGATCTGGACGCCCTGGCCTTCGCGCGTCCGGCGGTCATGGGTCTGCTGACGTCCGCGCCGGTCGTCCGCCGGGCGACCGCGAGCGACGACAGCGGGAGGTCACGTGGTGTCTGGTCCGTGCCCGCCGGTGCGTGGGAGCGGATCAGCCGTGAGGCGGGCGTCGTCGGTGGCCGGGCCGAGTGGCACGACCGCCTGACCCACCACGCCGACGCCTGCCAGCGGCGCGCCGACGACCCCGATCCCGACGCCGAGGACTGGATGATCGAGCGCGACCGGCGGCAGGCGCGCCAGGCACGTGAGCTTGCGGCCACGGTCGGCGAGCTCACCCGCGAGCTCGACCGTGCCGCACTGACACGCAGCTGGAGCGGCCTGGCCGCGTGGTGCCGGCGTATGGTCGACGGTTGGATCTCACGGCGACGTGGCGACTGGCCCGAGGTCGAGCGGGACGCCACCGACCGGGTCGACGCCGCACTCGACCGGCTCGCCTGCCTCGACGCCACCGAGCCGGCGACCGACCTGGCGACCTTCCGGCGTGCGCTGGCCGCTGAGCTCGACGACGACCTGGGACGGGTCGGTGCACTCGGCCACGGGGTGCTGGTCGGCACACCCGCGTCCGCGCTGGGCGTCGACCTGGACGTCGTGATCGTGCTCGGCATGGCCGAGGGGCTGACGCCGACCCGCCCGCGCGAGGACTCGCTGTTGCCGGACGTCGCGCGGCGCACCGTCGAGGCGCAGCTGCAACCCCGCGACGACCGTGCCGGCACGGAGCACCGGCACCTGCTGGCGGCGCTCGCTGGGGCGCGGTCGCAGCGGATCCTGGTGTTCCCTCGCGGCGACCTGCGGCGCAGCACCGAGCACGCCCCGTCACGCTGGCTGGCCGACGCGGTCGAGCAGCTCAGCGGCCGCCGCAGGCTGCCGGCCCGGGCGCCGTGGCTCGAGACCGTCCCCTCGTTCGCGGACCGCGTCCGCACGGCCCGTGCGCCGGCGACCGCCCGCCAGTACGCGCTGCGGGCGCTGGCCACCGCCCCACTCGGCCGCGACGGCCGGCTGCCCCACCACGCCTGCGTCGCGAACGACGCCGACCTGCAGCGCGCGTCCGCGCTGCTGCACGACCGGACCGCCGGCCACTTCGGTCGCTTCACGGGTCATCTCGCCGGACCGGCCGCAAAGCTGGCCGCCGATCACGTCCGTGACAGGGTCGCGTCGGCGACCACGCTGGAGCAGTGGCTGGAGTGTCCACATGCCTACCTGGTCCGGCATGTGCTGGGGGTCAAGCCGGTCGACAACCCCGAGGAGCTGTTGGAGATCTCCGCGCTGGAACGCGGCGACGTCGTCCATCGCGTGCTCGACGCCTGGCTGCGCGACCGGATCCGCGACGGCGTCCCTGCGCCCCACGAGCCGTGGCCCGCCGCGGCCGTCGAGGCGCTGCGGGCGCTGACCGACGCGGCGCTCGAGGATGCGGAGCAGCGCGGGGTGACCGGACACGCGGTGCTGTGGGCCCGCGACCGCGCCCGGATCGCCGGCGACCTGGAGGCCTTCATCGAGCGCGACCTCATTCGCCGGCGAGAGAACGGGTTGACGCCCGAGGCGACCGAGCTGCCGTTCGGGTTCCCCGGCGGGCTGCCACCCCTGCGGATCGAGCTGGGCGACGGGCGGTCGGTGCAGGTCCGCGGCCGGATCGACCGCGTCGACGTGGCTGCCGACGGCACGGTGTTCGTCACCGACTACAAGACCGGGAAGGCGACCTACACGACCGCCTCGAGCGACGACCCCCTGGCCGGGTCGACGCGCCTGCAGCTGCCGATCTACGGCCTGGCGCTGCGCGACCGCTACCCCGACGCGCCCGGCATCCACACCGAGTACTGGTTCATCACCCACGCCGGGCGGGGCAGGCGCATCGGCTACCGGCTGACCGACGACGTCGTCGCGCAGCTGCGGGCGGCGCTCGCACTGGTCGTCGACGGCGTCGACGCGGGCCTGTTCCCCGGGCGCCCGCCGGACAAGCCGTCCTACGGCAGCCACGTGCAGTGCGTGTACTGCGACCCCGACGGCCTCGGGACCGCGCAGCTGCACCGTGCGTGGGAGCGCATCCGGACCGATCCTGCCCTGCGCGCCTATGTGCAGGCGGTCGAGCCCGATGTGCTCGACGAGGGTGCTGACGCGGGAGCGGCCGCGTGA